GGTAACTCTGACGgatctttcttttgttttttcttctttccttCATGCTCCCCAGCAGACAACGGTTCTTCTTCATCCACATAATTCATATCCCCAGAACTCGACTTCCTCATATGTCTACCAGGTTTTCCTACATCTTCCATACTGTCGTACTTCCCAGCCTTCCTTTTTTTTCTGGTTGATTCTGCCTCCGAATCCCTGACAACAGTTATTTTCGAAGTCTTGAGTTTCTCGAGGTAtcgaatctcatcatcatcgTCGTCGTCAAATTCCCCATCCAACATTCGCTTTTTAGGCATCCTTTTGCTTTTACGAACTAAATCTGACTTATCAAGTTGCTTCTCCACACCATTCTTTGCCTGCATCCTCCCCATATCCTCCCTATTCAGACTAAATCCACCTTTCGAGAAATCTTTCCATGGAATCCCTTGGAATCCACTTTTCTTATCTACAGGTGAAGAGTGATATTCATCGGAATTTTCCTGAAACGACAAAAATATGCCAATAATGAAAAGTTGGAGGTCTTCATACGGTATATATAGTATGATAAAGCACAATCACCGAATTTTAATGCAGGAGATTCTTCCCATTCAAATACTGAAGCGACTAAGTTACCCCTTCATATCATATGAACTCAAGTCTCACTACGTATACCTGGCCATGACTTAGTCCCAACATTGACAAAAATAAACGTTTTTCATCTTTATAATCATTATGATCGTGATTAGAGGGAAACACAAATAAGCAATCCaacaaaatatttcatgaataaaaaaatttgcaacTTTCCACTCTTTTCAGGAAAAGTATTGACTCTGAAATAGCATTTAGGTCTTCAATGAGTTCAAtaactattttattttctatgAATTCAGCAAGCACTTATTAATGAATTTGCCTTATTTCCACGTTAATTGCTTAAAGTACTTCTATTAAagggtaaaaacaacaaaagagCTAAAACAATTTCAAGAAACATGTGTGTACACTAGATTCCCGTGGAAATAACCAAATAAGAAGTATAAATCACAACCTGTGGAATAAAATGCTCCCGTGTTCGAGTGTTGTCTGATGATTGATCGACCTTTGTTGAAGACCTGCTACTGGATGTCCCATTAGAACTGGATTTTGTTTGAATTGTTCTCGTTACACCACCAACTTTCAATTTAACTTTTTTTGGTCTGTTCTCACCACCTGTTCCATCCCCAAACACACCACTACTAACAGAGACATTCGATCCTCCGTCAGATCCATTAACTGGCAAGGACCTTGATAAACACTGATTCAAATTGAACATTTTCCCCCCAGAGTTGGAATCGGCAACGTTCTCATCactcgagaacttacttgcatCATCTGAATGCGGGGTTGAAAATCTGGGGGATTGCTCAGGATGAAATGCCGGAGCATCAGATTTAGGCCGTCGTGAGGTTTGAGTTCTCCTTTTTCTAACAGCAACTCCGATACCCTCCATTTGAGGAACCCTGGATTGATCCATTGCAAAAAAAGATTCCGGTTCTAAAATCACTCTATATCACTAATTGCACATGTGCCAATTAATTCTTAACCTAGTCGAGAGTATGCAAGCCACGTATTGCATCAGTGTCTCTGCCAAAATACAATACAAGATCACACAAAATAAGCATCCCGATAACAACTTTTAATGTGAAACCTAAAGTAAGAACACAATCCGCACGAGTTATGCCAACAGATAAAAGAAACAAACGCATGAGTTATGCCAACAGATAAAAGAAACAAACGCACGAGTTATACCATAAACACATAAAACAAATGCACATATAGTGCCGGAAAGCTGATGATTACATGAAGCAACAAAACTGGCTAACAGCATTGCAAGTATAGGAGGATAAGCAGGTAAATCAAGACAAAAGCCCAAGCAGGATTAAAGTAAACCAGAGAGACCTCAAAAGGTATAGTCAACAGTATATATAAGTTGAAAATCCCTCCACATCCACCCATTGAAAAATCAAAAGcgagaaataaaagaaataaactAAAGCACATTAACAAAACCAAGACAAACATAAGACCGCCATTTAGCATGCATTAAACCATCAGCAAAAAAGCAAAAGCCACAGAAAACTCGCAATAAATCCTTCACTCCATGATAAAAACGCAACAAACGATAACCAAAACATCGGGCAAGAGGATACAGCATTAGCCTGAAgccaaaaaaatcaaagcaaataATCAAATAGGTCCATGAAAATCCAGCAACCAAAATACCAATACCAATTAAACACGGGCCTCCCCACACATCCGCGCAATTTCCCTACATAACTCAAAACATATGCACGTAAAGCAAAATCCAAACCAAGGACGCCTAGCATTGAACGATCAACACAAACCCAAATACCACGACATCCACCAAAAACCCCTAAAATCCCAGTAACACAAACAATTCAATCCAGGGTCAAAACCCAAAAAAACAAACC
The window above is part of the Primulina huaijiensis isolate GDHJ02 unplaced genomic scaffold, ASM1229523v2 scaffold24871, whole genome shotgun sequence genome. Proteins encoded here:
- the LOC140967292 gene encoding uncharacterized protein — protein: MDQSRVPQMEGIGVAVRKRRTQTSRRPKSDAPAFHPEQSPRFSTPHSDDASKFSSDENVADSNSGGKMFNLNQCLSRSLPVNGSDGGSNVSVSSGVFGDGTGGENRPKKVKLKVGGVTRTIQTKSSSNGTSSSRSSTKVDQSSDNTRTREHFIPQENSDEYHSSPVDKKSGFQGIPWKDFSKGGFSLNREDMGRMQAKNGVEKQLDKSDLVRKSKRMPKKRMLDGEFDDDDDDEIRYLEKLKTSKITVVRDSEAESTRKKRKAGKYDSMEDVGKPGRHMRKSSSGDMNYVDEEEPLSAGEHEGKKKKQKKDPSELPAENKRELALTSRQRALLSKDASSPSRAGQIEFPNGLPPAPPRKQKEVLTEVEQQMKKAEAAQRRRMQNEKAARESEAEAIRKILGQDSSRKKREEKMKKRQEELAQEKAANAQFLSSNTIRWVMGPTGTTVSFSADMGLPKIFDSNPSSYPGPREKCAGPSCTNPYKYRDSKSKLPLCSLQCYKAIN